In a genomic window of Macrobrachium nipponense isolate FS-2020 chromosome 10, ASM1510439v2, whole genome shotgun sequence:
- the LOC135223685 gene encoding uncharacterized protein LOC135223685 has product MSAQPLVILPAAPQDLQPLPAVVTSEVTPENVRPYPKAPPRPYGKGQKRVRACILTKNEEVISDLQTKDEKMKKAEEKMMMGAGKKSKLRRQAVPKLLDGDEEDDPAVPLMLGDSSENSSELEGDMEADGPYPFAVKEPEVGDFVVIELELEEGRNSGAPVHYVCKMMNTK; this is encoded by the exons ATGTCAGCTCAACCCTTAGTGATCCTTCCTGCAGCACCCCAAGACCTTCAACCTCTTCCAGCAGTGGTGACATCTGAGGTCACCCCAGAAAATGTCCGCCCTTACCCTAAGGCTCCTCCCCGTCCTTATGGCAAGGGACAAAAAAGGGTCCGTGCCTGCATTCTCACCAAGAATGAAGAAGTCATCTCTGATCTGCAGACCAAAGATGAAAAAATGAAGAAGGCAGAGGAAAAGATGATGATGGGAGCAGGGAAGAAAAGCAAACTGAGAAGGCAGGCTGTCCCTAAACTCCTAGACGGTGATGAGGAGGATGACCCTGCAGTGCCACTCATGCTCGGTGATTCCTCTGAAAATTCCAGTGAGCTGGAAGGGGACATGGAAGCAGATGGGCCTTATCCCTTTGCAGTGAAGGAACCAGAG GTTGGGGACTTTGTGGTGATTGAGCTTGAGCTTGAAGAGGGGAGGAACAGTGGGGCACCTGTTCATTATGTTTGTAAGATGATGAACACTAAGTAA